ATCTAATATATGTCTAGGAACCAGACTTCGTGACGAGAGGGATAGAAAAACGGATGCCTTCGTCGTCAGCCACGAAGTCACGACCCCGACGCTGAACACGCCCACTAGAGCAGTTTGGTGATTTCATTTCCCGATAGTTATTAGCAAGCTACATTAGTATTTTGTCTTTattatttaaagtaaaagtgaatTGAGACTTAATCGTGGATTCACGATTAATCGAAATAATAAATTGAAACTACTAATGGGGTGGAAGGAGTACATCTCCATTTTCACTTCTTGATGTCATGTTTCTTGGATAACACAGTTACGCTTACCctcaaacaaattcaattaaaatacaCTAATTGTTGGCACGAATCTAGCAATTACTGTAAAATATtagatagtactactacttagtTCATTAGTTAAAGTTTTAAACATTCAATTTCTGAAAATTTTGGATCTCAATAACAATATCCAAACAAGTATCGTACGATACTTGGATATTCATTGATACTGGATCCTATCAAGGAATCATTTTATGATAGCAAGGGTCACAATTTCCTCTTAGCTTTAGtacaaaattatataatatgttGGGCCTGAAATGGGTTATTTGTAGCTGAACTGCTGGGTCAAATAAAAGAGTGAAGTGGAGTCCAGTAGAAAAAAAGCCCAAAAAGGAAGGCGGCGGAGTGAGTGTGTCGTGTCTGCCTAAAACACTGTGTGGCACCCACATTGCATGCCAACTATTCCTTCTTACACTATCATTCAACTGTAAAATCAATGCTTTCTTTTTACATGCAcctatatatcaaattaaagctTAAAATAGCAAGCTCCATTGATAAAATAGCGTTATCTCTAACAACTAAACCAAATACTCGCCAGATTCTTCACGCCTCTCTCGTCCACTTGTTTAGGAATAATAATATATTCCTAAAAACTCCCATCTATTACTACTGATAACGAAGCAAACCATCTTTATCCCAAggagaagaaataaaaagaaaatggtgGTGTAACAtctatatacatataataaCATTATTCTccaaaaagaagataaaaaaaacgaCAAGTTGTGGTGCTATTTTTGTGGGTCAGCGTCGATGAGTGGGGGTGTTACGTGTCCCCTAAGCTTCTTTTCGACACCACCATTTTACACCACCCATTTTCCAAAAGATCAACGTCACTCAGCTATCTAATTAACGCTCTCTTCACAACCTTACTATCacggattttttatttattccacTTTTCCATAAATACTAAAACAATTATATCAAACAATCTTAGCTAATGTCACTTCTGTCCTGTTTTCACTTGCCCAATATTTCTTCTCAGGTCCCACAAGTGAACTGAGATAGCAAGAACATGAAGTTGGGGTATATATTGACACTACAATAAACTTAAATAAACTCATCGAATAAAACCATAAATTCATCTTATCAAAACACAATATTAAAGTTGCTagcaagaagatgaagttgggATATTGAGTCCATTGATAATACAATAAATTtacgtatattttttttataaggaCATAAAATTAAAGATACACTTGTACAATTACTAATTGCTAAAACATTAAAAAACATACAATTACGCAATTGCATGCTAGaggaaaaattttaaaatgatcaaaatattaaaaatacaaagAAAAGCGTTCTTATACTAAACTAAGAAAATACTACTATCCATTAatcttttattctttttaaaacGCTTTAGTTTTAAGTCTTAATTTTTGTTGAAATACCAAAAATGGGATGTTTATTCAAATATAAAGTAGGAGTAACAAATTAACGTCtgtaattaaataaaagtatattcTAAGGCAATCTTTTTTAATAATGTGATATGCATATGATCTGTGGtatatatttacaaaaaaaCAAGCTAGAGAGTAAAAATCTATACATTTTAGTTTTCAGCTACCTATAAATTTTTACAATATTTGATCAAACCTTTGTATATATAGCTAGAAGGGTGCACGGTGCGGAACGCCTTTTCTACGGCTGGAGTTGGTATGATTGTACAAGGGCGGAGTCGCCGGAGAGAGGGTGTttccagcagcagcagcagcgacaTCATCCTCCCCTGAGCTACTGGACTCCAACATATAATTAGCCCTGTGCATCTTCCTAGGCGTGGAAGCTTCATAATCTGACTCCATTTCATCATACATCAATTCCCTCCCATGTTTGATTTTAAGGGAAAAACTGAGCTCCCTATCACCTCTCTTGATTCCATTCATctacattaattaaataatttaattagtaaaaaaaatgaagtgaatAAATAAGTAAGTAGAGGTGGGTGGGACCTTGCAGCCGAGAGAGCAGAAGCGGAAGGAGTCGGGGAGGCCGCGGTGGCAGATCTGGCAAGTGAAGGTGATGCCTTTGCCGGGTCTGGGCTGGGGGCGTTGGTTCAAGAAGACAATCTTGGCGCTGTTAATGACATATGTCTGAATGCAGGAGATGTCGATGTACCTCTGGATTTCAGAGACCCTGACGACATTGTGGTAGGAAGATCGGCGGATTTGGACAAGGCGGTGATCCTTGTGGCGGAGGGAAC
This genomic interval from Salvia splendens isolate huo1 chromosome 13, SspV2, whole genome shotgun sequence contains the following:
- the LOC121760131 gene encoding protein RGF1 INDUCIBLE TRANSCRIPTION FACTOR 1-like; amino-acid sequence: MVSSVVGIGRSEFGPAWLKAMLGGEYFMNCGIHADSNKSECNLFCLDCMGNALCSYCSLRHKDHRLVQIRRSSYHNVVRVSEIQRYIDISCIQTYVINSAKIVFLNQRPQPRPGKGITFTCQICHRGLPDSFRFCSLGCKMNGIKRGDRELSFSLKIKHGRELMYDEMESDYEASTPRKMHRANYMLESSSSGEDDVAAAAAGNTLSPATPPLYNHTNSSRRKGVPHRAPF